GAAACACGCCTCTGCCCCACTTGTGCCGCACCGGTGAGCGGTACCCGGCGACTCCATTCAACCTGTGTCCATTCGGTACCCCTCCGGCGTTGACCGTCCGCTGTCACGGTGGGGCTGTCCGTGCCGGGTTCGAGGTGAAGGTTACGCATGCACGCGCGTGCAGCCGCCGCCACGACCACCGCGCTCCTGGGAAGCGTCGCCCTGCTGCTTCCCGCTTCGGGCAGCGGGGCTGCCGACGGCGACCGGCCTCCCGTGGTCCTCGCCCACCGGGGCGCCTCCGCCTACGCGCCCGAGAACACCCTGGCCGCCGTCGGCAAGGCGGCCGAGCTGGGCATCCAGTGGGTCGAGAACGGCTACGTCTCCGCCGTCCACGGCGTCAGCGGGGCGCACGGCAGGCCGCTGGAGGTCTTCACCGGACCGTCGACGACGCCGCGACCGCCCGCAAGGTCGCCGGCTACGGCGTCGACAGCGTGATCACCAACAAGCCCGACGTCGTCCGGGACGCGCTCGGCGGGCAGTGACGTTCCGGCACCGCCGCGGGGCGGGCGTTGTCAGTGGCGGGTCGTACCGTGGGCTCATGGACAGCCATGGGCAGTACGAGCAGCAGGTCGTGTGGACCGTCGTCGCCGGCGACATCGGTCCGCTGCTGCTGGCCGCGACCGGCGAGGGTCTGGTCAACGTCGTGTTCCACGCCACGGACCCGGTGCGGGACAGGGCCCTCGGCCGGCTGAGGACCCGGCTGGGCGCCGAGCCGGTCGAGGCACCCGGGTCCCCCTTGCTGGCCGAGGCGATACGCCAGGTCCGGGCGTACTTCGCGGGCGAGCGCCGCGACTTCGCACTGCCGCTGGACTGGTCGCTGATCTCCGGCTTCAATCGCCAGGTGCTGCGCGAGCTGGCGTCCACCGTGCCGTACGGCACGGTGGTCGGGTACGGGGATCTGGCCGACCGGGTCGGTCAGCCGGGCGCGGCCCAGGCGGTGGGGACGGCGATGGGCGCCAACCCGTTGCCCGTGGTCGTGCCCTGTCACCGGGTCGTGGAGAGCGACGGCGGCATCGGCGGATTCGGCGGCGGTCTGGAGACCAAGCGGCGGCTGCTGGCCCTGGAGGGCGTGCTGCCCCAGCCGCTCTTCTAGTGCCGCGGCAGGCAACGTTTGCCCGGCAAGGAGCGGCGTCCGGTGCGTGCTCTCGACGTGCCGGCCGGAAGCCCTCGTACTGGATGATGTACTTGGGCTTCCGGCCGGTGCGGCGAGAGGGCGTGCCGGGCGTCGGGACGGGGTGAACGCTGCCTGCCGCGGCACTAGTCCGACGGGGGCCCACCGTGCGGGCCCCCGCGGACGCGTCTCACGCGTAGTGGCGCGCCTCGAAGAAGTTGCCGTCCGGGTCGCGGAAGTAGAAGTTTCGCCGGGCGTTGCCACGGGCGCCGAAGGAGTCGTGGCCGATGTCCGTCACGGGGACCGAGCGTTCCTGGAGGCGGGCGCGCAGGGCGTCGAAGTCGTCCTCGGACAGCGCGAGGCAGACGTGGTTGACGGGGTGGCCGGAACTGTCCGCCGCACCCGTGAGCATCGTCATGCGCTCCGCCATGGTCAGGGGCATCAGATCGATGATCGTCTCGTCGTTGACGCGCGCCGAGGGGAAGGGCACCTGTCCCGCGGCGAACTCGGTGAGCCTGACCGGTTCAAGGCCGACCGCCTTCTCGTAGAAGTCGGCGGCGGCGACCGGGTCGCGCACCCAGAGGACGACGTGGTCGAGACGTGTCGTGTTGTCCGTCATGCCCCCAGGCTGGTGTGGTCCGGCACGGGCCGCAAGGGTTTGACGGGACTCGCCGCCCGCCAGGCATGAGGGAAGACCGACAGACAGGAGGCAGGCGCGTGACGCTGGTGGTGTCCGAAGAGGTGCGGGAGGCGGTCCACTCGCGCCGGCCCGTGGTGGCGCTGGAGTCCACGATCATCGCGCACGGACTGCCGCGTCCACGCAATCTGCGGGTGGCGCTGGAGTTGGAGGAGGCGGTACGGCAGGAGGGCGCCGTACCGGCCACGATCGCCGTGCTGGACGGGCGGCCCCGGGTCGGCCTGGACAAGGAGCAGCTGGAGCGGATCGCGAACGAGGACGGGATCCGCAAGCTCGGCCACCGCGATCTGCCGCTCGCCGTGGCCGCCGGGGCGAGCGGGGCGACCACGGTGTCCGCGACGGCGCTGCTGGCGGCGCTGGCCGGCGTGCGGGTGTTCGCGACGGGCGGGCTCGGCGGGGTGCACCGGCAGTGGACGGTGACGCAGGACGAGTCGGCCGACCTGGGTCTGCTGGCCCGCGCCCGGATCACGGTGGTGTGCGCGGGCGTGAAGTCGATCCTTGACGTGCCGGCGACCTTGCAACGGCTGGAGACGCTGGGCGTGGCGGTGGCCGGGTACGGCACGGACCACTTCCCCGGCTTCTATCTGTCGGACTCCGGGCACCCCGTCGACTGGACGCTTTCCAGCCCGGGTGAGGTGGCCGACGTCATGCGGGCCCAGGACGCGCTCGGCGGACCGGAGTCGGCGCTGATCGTGGCCAATCCGGTGCCGGAGGCGGAGCAACTCGATCCCGAGCTGCACGCGCGCGTGCTGGCCGACGCGCTGCACGCGTGCGAGGCGGAGGGCGTCACCGGGCAGGCCGTCACGCCGTTCCTGCTGGACTACCTGGTGCGGCACACCGAGGGTGCCTCGCTGAGCGCCAACCTGGCGGCGGTGCGTGGCAACGTCCGGCTGGCGGCGCGGATCGCGGCGGCCTGGGCCGCGGTGTGAGCGGGTCGGGGGACGGCGCGCCGAGCGGCGCACTGCTGGTCGTCGGGGACGTGGTGACCGATGTCGTCGCCCGGCACCGGGGGCCACTGGCAGGGGGCACCGACACGGCCGCCGCGATCCGGACGCTGCCCGGCGGCGCGGGCGCCAACGTGGCCTGCTGGGCCGCGCATTGGGGATGCCCGGACGTACGGCTGCTCGGGAGGGTCGGCTCAGACGCGGCGGTGTGGCACGAGCGGGCGCTGACCGCGGCGGGGGTGCGGGCTCGTCTGGTGGTCGACCCGCAGGCGCCGACCGGGACGGTGATCTGCCTGGTGGACACGGGCGCCGCGGCCGAACGGACGTTCCTCACCGACAGCGGCGCCTCGCTGCGGCTCGCCCCCGGGGACTGGTCGGACGCGCTGCTCGACGGCGTCGCCTGGCTGCACCTGTCCGGCTACCTGCTCTTCTCCGGAACGGGCCGGGCGCTGGTCCCGGTGGCCCTGGCCTCGGCACACGCGCGTGGGGTGCCGGTCAGCCTCGATCCGGCGTCGGCCGGGTTCCTCGTGGAGCTCGGGGTGGACCGCTTCCTGGCGGCCGTCGACGGCGTGCGGGTTCTGCTGCCCAGCCGGGACGAGGCCTGCCTGCTCACGGGGTTGCCGGACGCGGCCGACGCGGCGGCGAAGCTGAGCCGCCACGTCCCGCTGGTGGTGGCCAAGCAGGGCGCGGACGGCGCGCTGGTGGCCCGCTCCGGCACCGTTCGCGCCCGCGTCCCCGCCGTACCGGCCACGCCCCGGGACACCACGGGTGCCGGAGACGCCTTCACCGGCGCGTTCCTCGCCGCCCTGCTCGCGGGCGCCGAACCGGAGGCCGCGGCGGTGGAAGGGTGCGCGGCCGGGGCGCGAGCGGTGGAGCAGGTGGGCGGAAGACCTCCCGCGGCTCGCGGCGGAAAACCACCCGCGGCTCCGGCCTCCGGTGGGGGCAGGGCCGCCATCGACTGAGCCGCGCGCCGCCCTCCGGCGCCGCCAGCCGACTCACCGCCCACCCGTGCCGCCGCTGGACCACCGAAGAAGACGCCTCGCGGCTGAGCGCGAACGACGGCCGACCAGGTCTAACTCTTGCGTCCCCACGCCGAAATCATCGGGGCGGCCGCCAGGTCCATCGCGCCGCACGCGATGTTCGACAGGTGCTGGTCGATGTCCTGGTCGGACGCGAGCCCTTCGGCGACGAGGTCCGCACGTACCTGACGGATCGTCGCGACCTCCAGCGCGGCGCAGGCCGGCGCCGTGACGGGGAAGTACGCGTCGGCCTCGACGCGATGCAGGCCGGTCTCACGGAGCAGACGCGGCAGCCGGCGGCCCTGGGCGAGGTCGGCGCCCTGCCCGGCGAGGACCCGGCGCACACCGTGCCGCAGCCGGTTCGCCAGCTGTTGCTCGGGGCCGTACTCATCGGGGCAGATCAAGGGCTGCAAAGTGAGGTCGGCATCCTCGACCAGGAGCCGGCCACCGGGCCGCAGGGCCTTGGCCATCGACCGCAACGCCCGTTCGCGGTCCGGCACATGGAGGAGGGCGACTCGGGCATGCACCAGGTCGAACCCTTCCCCCGGCGGTTCCTGCGCACCCACCTCGTGCACGCGCCGCTCGACCGGCGGGCGCGACGGCACGGAGGCCCACGAGGCGTCGGCGTCGGTCACGACGACCTTGCCGGTCACTCCGACCTTCCTGGCAAGCCAGGACACCACGGCGGAGCCGCCCGCGACTTCCCAGCATCGCCAGCCGGGCCCGACGCCGAAGGCTTCGAAGTGCCGGATGGTCGTGGGGTCGAAGAGGGTGGCGAGAGTGTCGGAGAACGAGACCGTCCCCGACTGGTGGCTGTCGAGCCGATCGTTGTTTCCGGTGAGCATCATAACGAAATCATTCCACTTATCCTATTTGCCGGGAGGGCTTGACGCTCCGGTACGACGGATTCGCCACGAACGTGCGGTCCACAGCACGGTCTGCCACAGGGATCCGCAGTGGCGCGGGGCCCGAGACAAGGCGGGGGACTGCGGGCAACTCCCTTTGTCCACAACCGGGAACCAAGCGGAACGAGGGCTTTCCACAGGCTTACCCGCTGCTCACGCGGTCCTGGCACACTGGCCGAACGGCGCGGGAACGCGGCGGCGAGAGGATCCACGCAAGGAGATCCAGATGTCCATGGCAGGGAATCTGCGGAAGGTCACGGCCCTCGGCAAGGTCGGCGGCCTGCGCAAGGTGGCACGGTTGGCCAGGCGGGGCCGACGGGTCGACCTGAGCCACCCCGCCCGGTCCCCGCTGGGCTCCTCGGTGGTCAACTGCGTGGCCTACGAGGAGGGGACCCGGCTGTCCCTCGGCGGAGACCTCGTCGACATGGTGGAGCAGGTACGCAAGGGCGGCGCGGGGTTCGTCTGGCTGGGCCTGCACGAGCCGACGGACCTGGAGTTCGCGGGTATCGCCGAACTGTTCGACCTGCACCCGCTGGCGGTCGAGGACGCGATCGAGGCCCACCAGCGCCCGAAGGTCGAGCGGTACGGCGAGACGCTGTTCGCAGTGTTCAAGACGGTCTGCTACGTCGAGCACGAGGAACTGACGGCAACCAGCGAGGTGGTGAACACCGGCGAGATCATGGTGTTCCTCGGCCAGGACTTCGTCATCACGGTCCGGCACGGCCGGCACGGCTCACTGGGGCCGCTGCGTGAGGAACTGGAGGCCGACCCCGACCAACTCACCAAGGGCCCGTCCGCGGTGCTGCACGCGGTCGCGGACCACGTCGTCGACGAATATCTGAGCGTGATCGACGCGGTGCAGGCGGACATCGAGCACGTCGAGACGGACGTCTTCGCGGAGCACGGCGC
This region of Streptomyces chromofuscus genomic DNA includes:
- a CDS encoding methylated-DNA--[protein]-cysteine S-methyltransferase, with product MDSHGQYEQQVVWTVVAGDIGPLLLAATGEGLVNVVFHATDPVRDRALGRLRTRLGAEPVEAPGSPLLAEAIRQVRAYFAGERRDFALPLDWSLISGFNRQVLRELASTVPYGTVVGYGDLADRVGQPGAAQAVGTAMGANPLPVVVPCHRVVESDGGIGGFGGGLETKRRLLALEGVLPQPLF
- a CDS encoding VOC family protein, which gives rise to MTDNTTRLDHVVLWVRDPVAAADFYEKAVGLEPVRLTEFAAGQVPFPSARVNDETIIDLMPLTMAERMTMLTGAADSSGHPVNHVCLALSEDDFDALRARLQERSVPVTDIGHDSFGARGNARRNFYFRDPDGNFFEARHYA
- a CDS encoding pseudouridine-5'-phosphate glycosidase; its protein translation is MTLVVSEEVREAVHSRRPVVALESTIIAHGLPRPRNLRVALELEEAVRQEGAVPATIAVLDGRPRVGLDKEQLERIANEDGIRKLGHRDLPLAVAAGASGATTVSATALLAALAGVRVFATGGLGGVHRQWTVTQDESADLGLLARARITVVCAGVKSILDVPATLQRLETLGVAVAGYGTDHFPGFYLSDSGHPVDWTLSSPGEVADVMRAQDALGGPESALIVANPVPEAEQLDPELHARVLADALHACEAEGVTGQAVTPFLLDYLVRHTEGASLSANLAAVRGNVRLAARIAAAWAAV
- a CDS encoding carbohydrate kinase family protein; the encoded protein is MSGSGDGAPSGALLVVGDVVTDVVARHRGPLAGGTDTAAAIRTLPGGAGANVACWAAHWGCPDVRLLGRVGSDAAVWHERALTAAGVRARLVVDPQAPTGTVICLVDTGAAAERTFLTDSGASLRLAPGDWSDALLDGVAWLHLSGYLLFSGTGRALVPVALASAHARGVPVSLDPASAGFLVELGVDRFLAAVDGVRVLLPSRDEACLLTGLPDAADAAAKLSRHVPLVVAKQGADGALVARSGTVRARVPAVPATPRDTTGAGDAFTGAFLAALLAGAEPEAAAVEGCAAGARAVEQVGGRPPAARGGKPPAAPASGGGRAAID
- a CDS encoding class I SAM-dependent methyltransferase, translated to MLTGNNDRLDSHQSGTVSFSDTLATLFDPTTIRHFEAFGVGPGWRCWEVAGGSAVVSWLARKVGVTGKVVVTDADASWASVPSRPPVERRVHEVGAQEPPGEGFDLVHARVALLHVPDRERALRSMAKALRPGGRLLVEDADLTLQPLICPDEYGPEQQLANRLRHGVRRVLAGQGADLAQGRRLPRLLRETGLHRVEADAYFPVTAPACAALEVATIRQVRADLVAEGLASDQDIDQHLSNIACGAMDLAAAPMISAWGRKS
- a CDS encoding magnesium and cobalt transport protein CorA translates to MSMAGNLRKVTALGKVGGLRKVARLARRGRRVDLSHPARSPLGSSVVNCVAYEEGTRLSLGGDLVDMVEQVRKGGAGFVWLGLHEPTDLEFAGIAELFDLHPLAVEDAIEAHQRPKVERYGETLFAVFKTVCYVEHEELTATSEVVNTGEIMVFLGQDFVITVRHGRHGSLGPLREELEADPDQLTKGPSAVLHAVADHVVDEYLSVIDAVQADIEHVETDVFAEHGARADPGRIYQLKRELLELKRAVVPLSRPLLDLADRPMRVVEPEIQAYFRDVSDHLMRATEQIAGFDELLNSILQAHLAQVTVAQNEDMRKITAWAAIIAVPTMVCGMYGMNFDHMPELHWKYGYGMVIGVISVACLVLYRGFRRNGWL